The sequence below is a genomic window from Malassezia restricta chromosome IV, complete sequence.
CTATGCGTGATGCAAAAAAGGCACCTGCCGTCACGGCCATAAGGATGCACACCATGTGAGCGAGACTCGTGCCGATGGCCACGATACTCATGCGATGCGTCGACGCAAGGATCATGGTCGTGATCTGGCTCCGATCGCCCCACTCGCCCAAAAATGACAGGGTCAGCGCCTGTGAAAATGCTGGCGTGAACAATAGGCCACACAAGTTGCGCAAGCCATCTCGAACATACAGGTAAACGCCTGCTTCCTCCGTCGGGCTCCGGGACTCTGTCACGGGGGGCGGGGGGTATGGCCCTGAGTCCGGGGCGCTAGAAGGAGAGCGCCAGTCTTGCATTTCATGTTCTTCCTCATCTTCCTGAATCTCCTCCTGCGTCTCCTTCCACTCTCGGTTGATTTCGTCGCCTTCCATGGTAAACCCTTGATACAGGGCCATGCATCCAAACCCCACAAACAAGAGCGCCGAGATCCAATGTGCGGTCCGGCGCGTCAGTAAAAAGGGCAGGATCGCGCCCATAAAGCTGGAGAGCGTTGACATAATGATCATGGCGACCCAGCAGCCCCAAAACACTGCCACGGGCGAATGGCGCATGGCGAGGATAGCACTCACCAAAAACGTCTTGTCTCCCACCTCACTGAGCGTCGTAAGCGCAAAACTTTTCCCGAGGCCATACATGTCATTCTTCGAGAGAAACATGTGCGTTAGAGCAGAATAAGCCCATGGCGCAAGGCCCTCCCTCGCGGCGGTCGTTGGCATGCGTGAGAGGTGGCTCAAAGGCGGCGAGGGATGCATAGATCAGCTGTTCGGTGCGACCACGTGGCTGAAAGTTCAAATTCTCTAGACGACGGCACTAGAGCATAGAGGAAGGGGACTCTACACGAGGGGGAGGCTGGAACGAAAGACTCGAGTGATCCACGACAGGATCATCCGCGAAGCGCGTGTGAGtgcgcgacatggtgcgACGTCGAATGGTGGGCTCGTGGGAGGCCCTGCTAGACGAGCGAGGTAATGCGTCCTCAGGGGGAAGAGACATGGAAGGTCGAGAGGTTATCGTCTGGTCTTGCACTTCGTCATGGTGCTCCAGGTAGTGGGGGAGCATTACAGCACGGTCGACGGCACTGGGCAGGTTGCGATGACGACCACGTATCATGACAGCCACAATCACGAGTTTGGAGAGGACTGACATGTCACCCACGAGCGAGGCCGATATTTTCGTCGCACCAAAACTCATGCCGACCGTGCCGTAGGCCGATATCAGTTCGAAGATCACGCCAAATACAGACATCGTCTTGTATTCCTCAGACTCGACTTTGTTTTTTTCGCACAAGAGCACAATCCACAAAGCTAACATGACCCACCACAAGTCGTACGCGAGCTGATTGCGAATATGCGTGCCGATAAAGCGGCCCCATACAGCCTGAGACTCGGACTCGTCGGTCTGTTCAGATGGTTCCTCGACGAACAGCGAGCGATCTTCGTACACAttggtgctgcgcatggtCATCATGAGAGGGAACGCAGCAATGTACATCATCACCACTTCTAGCAGGCGCTCTGAGGCCGTGAGGCTTAGAATGTCGAATGTCTGGAATCCAGAGGATCGCGTCGAGACCGATTGGAAAAGCGATGAGAAGATCCATGTACCGTTGCTGGGAAAAGCATGTCTTGTCGCCAAGTCGCAGATCATGAGTAGAAACCAGTCGCTCACAGTGAGGATAAATAGGACAAACAAAAGGAACCACGTGTTGTGAGATGGGAAGAGGTAGAGATAGCAGCGCCGCGGATGGTCCAAGAGGAAAGAAAGCGTCTCATAGGTCCTGGATTGCTTGGACACACACCGGGACATGAACCAAATGACAAAGCGCAGCATGATGGGGAAGCCTGTGTTGCCGATGATGATGAGGATCATTTGGGGTACAAGCATCATATACGACTGTCGCAGAGGGTTGGAGAGACTTGAGTCGCATAGTGACATGCCAGTATTGGTCATGGAACTCACCGTCTGAAAGATCCAAAACCAAGTAGAGTTGCGAGGTGGCTTGGGCTGATCTGCCAGCACCACACGGTACTGGGCAGCGGGATCCGATGCTAGGTACGGCGCTGTGAGCACAATCACGATCGCCACACAAACGAACCAGTAGATCGGAATCAGCCATGACAGCAAGGATAAGGCACGGTATTCCACACCACCgagctcgcggcgctgagcgGACGTCAGGTTGCGAAAGTGAGAGTTGCCTgtgacgagcgcgtcaaAGGTGAGGTAAGGAGCAAACTTGGTCGTTGTGTCTTTGTCATTGTCCGTCAACGGTCGTGACATGGTCATGGTCCGCGCAGCCGGCATCCGTGTACGGTGACGCAGGGAGGTCATTTCCACGAGCGACAAGGCAAAGTCGAACACGGAAGGAAATCCACCGAGACCAGTATCGCGCTTTTTGGTCATAGTGCGATGCAAGGCTTGGCCAGGAAGCTTGGTGAAGTCAGTGGACTCTGGTTCCGGCTCGTCCAACTCGGTGTCGGGTGCAGAGTCGGCGCCTACCTGCCAAGTACGTGCATGTGTCAGCGGGATGGCGTGCGTCATGGAATCGTGCCGGCCCATGGTAGGCGCCACGGTGTGCGTGGGTTTGAGGTTGAGGTTCGTGTGCCAAAGATCCGAGGGGCGGCGGAGGGGGGCATCGCCGAAGGACAACCGGCGAAGCTTGGTCTTGTTCTGTGAGGAAGGGGGCTGATcagcgatgcgcacggAGGCATCCGCAGACGAGCGATGCTCTTGCAAGATGCTCTCCGGCTCTGGATTCGACACCATCGTAGTGTGTTGCCCCGTGGGGTTCACTTGGACGGCGGGGCCCTGCACCCGCTGAATCATGCCTGCATGGAGCTTGGGCTTCTGTGTCGGCTTGCGCGACGTCGCATTCGCTGGATCTGGATGACTCGTCGTGGGAAAGTGGAAGAAGCGACGGATGCGCTTGATATCGTCCTGCAGCTCTTGTTGCtcgcgtgcatgcacgtctTCGACGCGCTTTCGGAGAGTGAAGCTGCGTCCGAGCTCTCTGCGGAACTTGGCACGAAACCAATGGCGGCGAACGAGTACCGTGGTCGTGCTGACCATGATGAGGTTGCCACAGCACATGAGACAGAACAAGATGATTTGCTGCCACAGGGTCAGGTCACTCACCGGCACGGAAACGAGACCCGTCACTGTCATCGCTGAGGCGCACATAAAAAGGCAGTCGATGTACGGGATATAGTGATCCTTGGGATTCGATGCATACATGATCGCGGACCAGAACATGATCATAACGATAAAGTACATCATATGAACCCGAAAATAGTTGAGGTACATATCAGACCAGCGCGCCATACGCGTCGCAAAGCGCTTGATCCCGCGATGAACAGACGCGCGGCTCATGTGCGGGCGACTCACACACAGGAGGCTGTGTGGCAAGAAAAAGGTGCACGCTACTGGAAAAATACGACCGCCCACGTCCTAGAGGCCCAGCCGCAGCAGGCATCCCTGGGGCGATCGCCGCCACTCCACATCGCAGGTCGATCGCCTACGGTCTCCACGTGGCACAGGCTAGGAAGAGGGTcgcgcgccggccgcgGTGCCGTCCACGCGGGTGTGGTCGGaggcgcgtggcgcagccTCGTACACAATAGAGGCGGGCCCGCTGCGCTGAAGTAGGCGCGACTCGCCGCGGAAGCCGAGGTACGAGATGGACGTGTGTGCATcggcgacgccgcgctctgTGCCGAGGCATCCAGGTATGTAGAGTGTGAGCGACTGCACATCGGGGAACCGCGCTGCGAGTAGGGGGATTTCCACGACATCAGACGACTCGGGAATCGATGTCAGCTTCTGGagcggcttgggcgtctcATTCGCTGCGTCCCCAaagtcgagcgcctcggtgTTTTTGTACAGGTGTATAGCGCGGGGCGTGGCATGACCCGGCCCTGATCGCAGaagcagcgagcgcaggcgTACACTGCCGGTGAAAGGCACATACACCatcagctcgtcgtccacgtccgACTCGAGCAGAGGCGAGTCGCTCATACGCTGATCGTACGGCCTGATAATGTGGGCGGCAGATCCCGTCTGCTTCTCGTTCAGGGCCGTGACTTGCTCGCGATCTACATCGAGAAACAGGATGTCCTGCTGCCCCTCGCCAGCCTTGACGTgatcggcatcgtcgtggccatggTGGTGCTCGTGTCCACAGCCGGCGGCCATGACAGAAGGTGTGGAGGAAGCGGAGCCAGCTATGTCGGGGCGTCGAGGGCATGGGCTTCCTCGAGACGCCGCGCTACGGCCGCACGGTGACTGCGGTTCTTGAGATGGATTTCAAAGTTGGTGAGAGACTCGGACGGCCCAGGCTTGTACACTTTGCCTGGGCAGTCTGTGCATTTGATGCGCCAaacgtcgtcgtccgacggcgctggcgagCGGGCATGCAGATGCAGGTGGAAGCGGTCCATGGGGTACttggcgcggcacgcatgGACAGCAtgcacgagccatgcaGGCGGTGAGGCACCCGCCGGCGCACCGGCCTGAGCGTCGCCAAGCTTCGCGTCATACTCGCCGTCCTCCGCCAGGAGAGCCTCGTGCTCGAAGGCATCGCGTCGTTGCCGGTGGTGCGCAGGATCGCGCGAGTACGTCACACTCGGCACGCGTCGGTGCCGGTGGAAGTACTTGCCACACGGACCACACAGCGACTTTTCGCCCAGCGGCCCCTTGCGACGAGCTGGCATCAGCGAGCCTGGCACGCCACAGTTGGAGCAGTGCCACTCGCCGTGATGCATGATGGGCTGCTGCCGTTCCAAGTCTTCCGGGCGCACATGACGTAAGAtcggcgcctcggtcgGCGCGCGGTGTGGCGCAGCCGGTGCCGGCGGTACCTGTCCCAGCCGCGGCTGCGCACGGTGCACAGGCGCCTCGCGGCCGCGTGGATACAGGAAAAACATCTCGTACCAGTCGTGCCtgatgcgcttggccgGCGCAGGGAGCTCGTCGGGGCCGGGACTCGCGTCGTGCTGAGCCGCAGACGAGaggtgcgccgcggcggcggccgcggcgcgtcgcgcatgcatggGCCGCTCCGCCTCCGGCACAGCGCCCTGGAAGCCATACAGCGGAACAGAGCGGATCGTGCGCTGTGGCTCTATGTCCACGTTGTGTGCTCCGCGGCGGCCCTTGGTTTGTCGCCGCTtccggcgcatgtcgcgctcatgctcgcgctccaaGTGCATGACTTCGACGGCATTGAGCTGGACCAGCTTCGGCGTAAAAgcatcgaccatgtcgcgctgccgcgccgcctgcgacgGTGGAATGGCCGGCAGGAAGCTAGGGCGGATATCGTCCTCGACGCCATCAAGCGACTGGTGGGGGTAGCCGACGATCGCGAGCCAGCGGAGATACGCCGCCACTTGCTCACGGATCGAGTGGGCAATGGCCGTCTTGAATTCGCCCGCCAGGCCGAGATCAGCCGTGAAGGCCTCGGCAaagcgctcggcggcgagAGAGTCGGCCGTCGCGATATCCCACTCAAACTGATCCACCAGATGCGTCGCGCCCACGATGATATCAATTTTGATCAgcacgcgcagctcgtctTCTGCGTCGCATGCCTGGGTATCTGTGGGTGTGGACACGGCATCGGGCTCCTGCGAGCGCAAGCGACGCCACGCATCGGCATCCGACTCGGTCAGACGCCCGCGCGTATCGTCGTGCTCACTCGTGGAGCTCATACGCAGAGCCATGGTCGTGGCAAACTCATTCACCTGCGTCTGTACGGCCGTCTTGATCAGCTCCATAAACACTTGCGACGGCACGCCCAAATCCTCGCAGATAGACGCAGCGAACAAGTCCAGggacgcctcgtcctcgacGGCATTCCACATGAACGTATCACGCAGCTTGTACGGATCATGCTCAATGTCCAGGCGAATCGGAACGAGCGTCTCGGGCATcgcagcgaggcgctcacTCCATTGCAGCTTCGGACGCAACTcatgctgccgctgctttTGCGCAGGATATAGGATCTGCAGCGGCTCGGTGCGGGGTGACGACTCAgtgacgcggcgctgccaCCACGGTATCGGCCGCTGAGCGCGCATCAAGTGCTTCATGCGCGCTTGGAGCTCCTGCTCCATCGCCTGGTCTTGGCGCCGACGTAGCTGATCGTACGCGGCGTCCTTCTCCATCGTAGCTCGCaagtcgtcttcgtccttCGCCGCCATCGGCTTCCAGTCCTTGAGTTTGCGCACATGCGTGTTGCTGGGCGTAATCGGCATGCCCACCGCTGACTgagacggcggcgcgccgcccagcacaaACGGCTGGCCCGGGGCAAAGGTCGGCAGCTCCGGCCACGCAGGTGCCTTGGCCACAGGCGGAACAttcgctcgtgctgcgctTGCCAGCGTCGCAAGCTGCGGTGGAAGCACACCCAGCGACGATGCCTCATCCAGGCGCAGGACGACGCCTTCGCCCAGACTCGCCGTGGGCGTCACGGGCATctgagcgcatcgcatgaACACATAGCCTAGCtgaagcagcgcatggaaCGGCGTGAAATGAGCATCATTCTGCGCTTTGGACGCTtgcatggcgcgcacgagcaccgCCTGTTGCTTTGGTACGCTcagcgacggcgtccaTGCGGCggacggcgctggcggcgggCGCGTCACGACaccaggcacaggcgccgcaAAAGACGGCGCGACCGGCGCTGCCTCAGACGCAGGCGGCCGAGGCTGCCGCGGCGGTCGGCCGCGTCGCGCCCCCGACGCCTTGCCCAGAAGCGGCGGTCGGCCCACGGGACGCGAAGGGCCAGGCTGACTCGTTGTCCTCCGCACGGTGGGCTTGGTATCTGCGTGCGAAAAGGTATGCGACGTGGACGCCTGGCTCATCCAGGCAGGATTGATCGTGCCGCTCTCCACAGCGGCTGgtggacgcggcggcatccACGGCGGCGTGGGTGTCGTATAGGCCGTGGGCGCCACGGAAGGCACGCCCACGTCGTTGGAGGCTGGCGACTGTCGCGATGGCGCATCACGTTCATTCCACGCACTACTGCCCTGGGCAGCATGCGGCGTCGGTAGCATCACACGCGTCAACCCACCGGTGGTAGGCAGACGACCGACGTCGTTCGTCATcccacgacgccacgcGCACCAGGCGCTGACGTTGTGGATCACGTGATAGCATGCGCGAAGCGTATACGAGGGCATCTATGAGGGGGTGTCGgacggcagcggcgctggctccTGACGACGTTTttggaggcggcgctggtgctTGTCCCACGCCTCGAGGGCggcacggcgacgacgcagacCGTCTTCGCCCGCCTTGCTCAGCACGCCCATGACAAGCTCTGCTACGCGCGGCGAGTCGTCGTTCGCCGGGATCGCGTACGTCACGGAGCGTGGGTCCACATTGGTATCGATGATGGCCATGGTGGGTACATGGCATTGCGTCGCTTCACGAATCGCGTGCTCATTTTCCGTGGGATTCAGCACAATGACCAGGTCCGGGCGGTAGCCTAGCGTCGACAGCTGGGTCATGTTGGGCACACTCTCGTCCTTCAGGTTTCcctgcgtgcgctggctCTGTACGCTGTACTGCGTCGCAGAGGCCAGGAGTTTCGAGGCGTTGGTGAGCACACCTGGCAGCCACCGCTCGGTGCTGACATGGAATCCATTCGCGCCCAGGCGCTCAACCGCAGAGCGAATCGAGGGACGCAAGTCCGGACGTGTGCCGACAATGAGCACAACACCGTCGTTTTCCGTGATACCACGAACGACCTGGGCAGCGCGGCGAAGCGCTggcagcgtcgcgcgctcgacatcgATCACGGCCATGCCGTGGCGGTAGCCATACAGAAGCGGCTCAAAGCTGCGCTTGACATGCTGCTTAGCATGGCCCATTTGCGCAGTCGCCGCCAACAGGTGGGACAGCGTGAGTTGGTGCGCTTCCAGCGGCTGCGTCCGCACCTTGAACGGACGGAAGGAGGTATCACGAGTTTGTGTGCTGGCCAAGCCAGCCATATCCATCATCATCGCGCGCCTCATGCGGcggatgcggcgctcgagggcatcaTGGGCGCCCTCCGGGTCCTGTGCCGCCAGCTGGGCCTGGGTTTGTTCGCGACTGAcctgcacggcctcggcatcCGCTTgcggcacgtcgatggGCTCCTCGGGGATCAAAAATCCTGCGTTCATTTCCTGCGCGGATGAGAACATCCGGgcgagccgcggcgcgcgccacgcggcgcgcgaaAGACGCGCTGTCGATGCCATCGGATGgagatgcagcagcagcagcagcagcggctggCGGAGGGGAGGCTCGacgtcttcttcttgcgTCGGCCGAGATTCGGCCGAGACAGCCGCAGTCGAGCGCCTTGGTTGGTGTAGGCGGGCGGGGTGAGAAAAAAAAGGCGAGCAGCGAAGAAAACGAGCAGAGCTCGAACCTGGGTTTCCAACGGACCTCGAAGCTACAAGCATGTCGGCGGAAGTGCCTTCTACGAACGACTCGAACGTGTACGAGGGTGCCATTGGTATTGACCTTGGTACGACCTACTCGTGTGTTGGCTGGTGGACCAACGAGCGTGTTGAGATCATTGCCAACGACCAGGGTAACCGCACGACGCCCTCGTACGTCGCTTTCACGGAGAACGAGCGTCTGATTGGTGATGCCGCCAAGAACCAGGCTGCTATGAACCCTCGTCAGACGGTGTTTGACGCCAAGCGCCTGATCGGCCGTCGCTTTGACGACCCTGACGTGAAGAAGGACATGCAGTCGTGGCCCTTCACGGTGGTGGACAAGGACGGCAGCCCTGTCATTGAGGTCGAGTACCTCGGTGAGAAGAAGCAGTTTGCCCCGCAGGAGATCTCGTCGATGGTGCTGCTGAAGATGAAGGAGGTGGCCGAGGCCAAGATCGGCAAGGAGGTGAAGAAGGCCGTCGTTACGGTGCCCGCCTACTTTAACGACTCGCAGCGTCTGGCCACGAAGGATGCAGGTATGTATACGAGTTGtctcgctcgcgacgatTATGCGAAATATTCCATGCTAAGTCTGATGTCTCTGAGGACAAAGCCATATATTCGGCATGCTGAATGAGCGGCGAGGAGACGCTGTGTGGACGGTACTAACCGGCAGGTGCGATTGCGGGTCTGGATGTGCTCCGTATCATCAACGAGCCCACGGCTGCTGCCATTGCGTACGGTCTGGACTCGAAGTCGAGCCAGGAGAAGAACGTGCTCATTTTCGACCTGGGTGGTGGTACGTTTGATGTGTCGCTGCTCAACATCACCGGTGGTGTGTTTGCCGTCAAGGCCACGGCGGGTGACACGCACCTGGGTGGTGAGGACTTTGACAacacgctgctcgagcactTCAAGAAGGACTTTGAGCGCAAGAACAAGGTCGACATGTCGAACGATGCCCGTGCGctccgccgcctgcgcagcgcctgtgagcgtgccaagcgtACGCTGTCGAGTGTGACGCAGACGAGCGTGGAAGTGGACTCGCTGTTCCAGGGCATTGACTTCCAGGCCAACATTACGCGTGCGCGCTTTGAGGAGATCAACGCCGCTGCGTTCAAGGGCACGCTGGAGCCTGTGGCCAAGGTGCTGAAGGACTCCAAGATCCCGGCGGACAAGGTCGACGATATTGTGCTGGTCGGTGGCTCGACGCGTATCCCCAAGATCCAGTCGCTTGTGTCGGAGTTCTTTGGTGGTCGTCAGCTGAACAAGTCGATCAACCCtgacgaggccgtggcCTACGGTGCTGCGGTGCAGGGTGCCGTGCTCACGAACCAGACGAGCGACAAGACGGCCGAcctgctcctgctcgaTGTGGCGCCCCTGTCGCTCGGTGTGGCCATGCAGGGCGACATGTTTGGTGtggtcgtgccgcgcaaCACGCCGATCCCGACGAACAAGACGCGTGTGTTTACGACCGTCGAGGACAACCAGACGCAGGTCACGTTCCCTGTGTACGAGGGtgagcgcacgcagtgcAAGGACAACCGCCTGCTCGGTGAGTTTGAGCTCACGGGCATTccgcccatgccgcgtGGCCAGGCCGAGCTCGTGTGCACGTTTGAAGTGGACGCGAACGGTCTGCTGAAGGTGTCGGCTATGGACAAGGCCTCGGGCCGCAAGGCGAACATCACGATCACGAACTCGGTCGGCCGTCTCAGCTCGACGGAGATTGAGCAGATGATCAAGGACTCGGAGACGTTCAAGAACGCCGACAAGGAGTTCCAGGCGAAGCACGACTCGCGCAACGACCTCGAGGCGTACGTGCACTCGGTCGAGAGCACCGTGTCGAACCCCGCCGCGACGTTCAAGCGCGCTGCCAAGATCCAGATTGAGCAGGAGCTGGCCAAGGCCATGGAGCTCCTCGAGGTCGAGGACGCCAGTGCCGACGACTACcgccgcgcctcgctgcgccTCAAGCGCTCCGTGCAAAAGGGTCTCTCGGGCGGCCGCTAATTCCATAGCGAAAAAGACAGAGCCTATGGCCGTTTCTATCCTCCCggctgcagcacgcgctgcagcgccgcgtgcgtctgcagcgtgcgccatggcccggccgcgacgatgcggccggCCTCCAGCACCACGACGCGGTCGCACTGCCGCATGACGTGCACGTCGTGCGTCACCACCACGGCCGTACTGTCCGTCGCGCGCAGATGCGACAGGATCTGatcgcgcgtcgcatgatccagcgcggACGTcggctcgtccagcagccagaggcaggcgcggcgcgcaaACGCCCGCGCCCACTCGATCCGCTGCGCCTGTCCACCGCTgagcgacgtcgacgtgcccAGCCGCGTCGCGTACTGCGCCGGGAGCGCCTCGATAAAcgcgtgcgcacatgcctgctgcgccgccagcacgagcgcatcgtggGCGATGGGCCGTCCCGCGGCGATGTTGTCCGCGACCGTGGCGGGGAAGAGCGTcggatgctgcgccacgacagCTAGCGACGAGCGCAGATGCGCCGAGTCCATCGCAGCGAGGCGGTGGTGGTCCATGTACACCGACCCCTGCTGCGGCTCGTACAGCCGCTGCAAgagcgccagcagcgtcgtctTGCCACTCCCCGAGCGGCCCACAAGCGCGATCTTCTCGCCCGGCGTCACATGCAGGCTCACGTCcgtcagcagcggcgcggcgccgtacGAAAACGACACATGCTCCAGCGACACATGCCCCCACGCCAGCTCGGGCGTCTCGGTGCCGTGCCAGTCACTCGCCGCCTCCTCCCGCAGCATcgccaggcggcgcacgcggcccaGCGCCGGCAGGCACTGTCCGGCGACGGGCATCACCGACGCCGCACTCGCCGCATACGCCAGTGTGAACACGAGCGGACTCAGCACGTCCAACACACGGCGCACATcgtacgtgccgagcgtcagcagcacggcgcccagcgcatACAGGACCGCCTCCGCCGTGTACATGATCGCATCGCCCAGACCCGCGCCACATgccaccgccgtcgccgtgcgcagGCCCGCGACATACGCACGCTccgcggcgcccagcgcctcggtctccagcagcgcatcgaggcccatcgcacgcaccgcgcgctgctgccgcacATAGTCATACACACGCTCCGCGGCCGTCGTCcgcgcgtgcatcgctgcgccctcgcgccgcgcaagccatgcgccatgcacgccctGCGCTACGACGCccaccagcagcagggCGCACGCACACAGCGTCAGGtgccagccacgcacgaTGGACCACACGAGCGCCCCCACGCCCATCGCCAGCAAGACCGCGCCCTGGCCGACCATCTCACTCACCAACAgccgcgcatcgtccgccTCCTTGACGATATGCGCCGTCAGCGTACTGGGCGCCTCTTTGTCGTAGAACGTGCAGTCCTGCGCAagcagcatgcgcatggcgtACAGCCTCACACGCTGCATCCAGTGCGTCGCCAGCATGTCCATCaccacgaggcgcgcgcccTTGCACAGGCCATCGGCGACCGCGAGACCCGCCGtcgcgcccagcaggccgcccgcgagcggcgcgtgctgagccACCGCCACAAGCACCTGCGTCAGGCACAGAGAAAACGCAGGCACGGTGATCCCCGACACGACGCACagaagcagcgcggcgcagaACCACACACGCGACGGCAACGTACGCCACATCCACccgagcgcatgcggcaGCGAGAGCGGCtgcacaggcgcatcgtcgatcGCCTCCGCCTTCtcatcgagcagcgcagcaggcggcgcgcgagccaCGTACGACGGCGGCCTTGTCTCGTACGAGATGGGCGCATACGACAGCGACCGCATCGGCCCATGCTCCACGACACGGCCGTCGGACATGACATGCACATACTCATCCGGGGCCACGAGCGACAGGTCATGCGTGATGATGATCGTCGTCTGGTCCTGACGCCACGCCTTGATCGCCGCGTGGATCGAGAGCGCTGTCGCATGATCCAGCGCAGACGtcgcctcgtccagcacaagCACCGGCGCATCCAACATGAGAGCACGCGCCAGGGCtacgcgctgctgctggccgCCACTGAGCGAGACGCCccgcgtgccgagcatggtgtcgaggccatgcggcagcgcacgcacgacagACGTCAACTGCATCGCCGCACACACCGCCTCGAGTCGCTCCGGCGCCACgggatgcggcgcgagaTTCTCGCGCAGGCTCCGCTCCAGTATGAGCGGCTCCTGGCGGACACACACGACATGCGCACGGTacgcggcacacgcgcgaatgtcgacgccatcgatCAACACGCGGCCCTCAACAGGGTCGTACAGCCGCGCCACAACGGCCGCGATGGAGCTCTTGCCCGAGCCACTCGGGCCCACCAAGTACGTCGTGCCCTCCAGCTTCATCGACACG
It includes:
- a CDS encoding vacuole protein codes for the protein MPTTAAREGLAPWAYSALTHMFLSKNDMYGLGKSFALTTLSEVGDKTFLVSAILAMRHSPVAVFWGCWVAMIIMSTLSSFMGAILPFLLTRRTAHWISALLFVGFGCMALYQGFTMEGDEINREWKETQEEIQEDEEEHEMQDWRSPSSAPDSGPYPPPPVTESRSPTEEAGVYLYVRDGLRNLCGLLFTPAFSQALTLSFLGEWGDRSQITTMILASTHRMSIVAIGTSLAHMVCILMAVTAGAFFASRIEVRHLTIAGAIIFLLFGVHAAYDAMYHPDPIPSMPREGHLQM
- a CDS encoding potassium transport protein, with translation MSRASVHRGIKRFATRMARWSDMYLNYFRVHMMYFIVMIMFWSAIMYASNPKDHYIPYIDCLFMCASAMTVTGLVSVPVSDLTLWQQIILFCLMCCGNLIMVSTTTVLVRRHWFRAKFRRELGRSFTLRKRVEDVHAREQQELQDDIKRIRRFFHFPTTSHPDPANATSRKPTQKPKLHAGMIQRVQGPAVQVNPTGQHTTMVSNPEPESILQEHRSSADASVRIADQPPSSQNKTKLRRLSFGDAPLRRPSDLWHTNLNLKPTHTVAPTMGRHDSMTHAIPLTHARTWQVGADSAPDTELDEPEPESTDFTKLPGQALHRTMTKKRDTGLGGFPSVFDFALSLVEMTSLRHRTRMPAARTMTMSRPLTDNDKDTTTKFAPYLTFDALVTGNSHFRNLTSAQRRELGGVEYRALSLLSWLIPIYWFVCVAIVIVLTAPYLASDPAAQYRVVLADQPKPPRNSTWFWIFQTVSSMTNTGMSLCDSSLSNPLRQSYMMLVPQMILIIIGNTGFPIMLRFVIWFMSRCVSKQSRTYETLSFLLDHPRRCYLYLFPSHNTWFLLFVLFILTVSDWFLLMICDLATRHAFPSNGTWIFSSLFQSVSTRSSGFQTFDILSLTASERLLEVVMMYIAAFPLMMTMRSTNVYEDRSLFVEEPSEQTDESESQAVWGRFIGTHIRNQLAYDLWWVMLALWIVLLCEKNKVESEEYKTMSVFGVIFELISAYGTVGMSFGATKISASLVGDMSVLSKLVIVAVMIRGRHRNLPSAVDRAVMLPHYLEHHDEVQDQTITSRPSMSLPPEDALPRSSSRASHEPTIRRRTMSRTHTRFADDPVVDHSSLSFQPPPRVESPSSML
- a CDS encoding PITH domain protein, with the protein product MAAGCGHEHHHGHDDADHVKAGEGQQDILFLDVDREQVTALNEKQTGSAAHIIRPYDQRMSDSPLLESDVDDELMVYVPFTGSVRLRSLLLRSGPGHATPRAIHLYKNTEALDFGDAANETPKPLQKLTSIPESSDVVEIPLLAARFPDVQSLTLYIPGCLGTERGVADAHTSISYLGFRGESRLLQRSGPASIVYEAAPRASDHTRVDGTAAGARPSS
- a CDS encoding SWI/SNF-related matrix-associated actin-dependent regulator of chromatin subfamily B member 1 → MTNDVGRLPTTGGLTRVMLPTPHAAQGSSAWNERDAPSRQSPASNDVGVPSVAPTAYTTPTPPWMPPRPPAAVESGTINPAWMSQASTSHTFSHADTKPTVRRTTSQPGPSRPVGRPPLLGKASGARRGRPPRQPRPPASEAAPVAPSFAAPVPGVVTRPPPAPSAAWTPSLSVPKQQAVLVRAMQASKAQNDAHFTPFHALLQLGYVFMRCAQMPVTPTASLGEGVVLRLDEASSLGVLPPQLATLASAARANVPPVAKAPAWPELPTFAPGQPFVLGGAPPSQSAVGMPITPSNTHVRKLKDWKPMAAKDEDDLRATMEKDAAYDQLRRRQDQAMEQELQARMKHLMRAQRPIPWWQRRVTESSPRTEPLQILYPAQKQRQHELRPKLQWSERLAAMPETLVPIRLDIEHDPYKLRDTFMWNAVEDEASLDLFAASICEDLGVPSQVFMELIKTAVQTQVNEFATTMALRMSSTSEHDDTRGRLTESDADAWRRLRSQEPDAVSTPTDTQACDAEDELRVLIKIDIIVGATHLVDQFEWDIATADSLAAERFAEAFTADLGLAGEFKTAIAHSIREQVAAYLRWLAIVGYPHQSLDGVEDDIRPSFLPAIPPSQAARQRDMVDAFTPKLVQLNAVEVMHLEREHERDMRRKRRQTKGRRGAHNVDIEPQRTIRSVPLYGFQGAVPEAERPMHARRAAAAAAAHLSSAAQHDASPGPDELPAPAKRIRHDWYEMFFLYPRGREAPVHRAQPRLGQVPPAPAAPHRAPTEAPILRHVRPEDLERQQPIMHHGEWHCSNCGVPGSLMPARRKGPLGEKSLCGPCGKYFHRHRRVPSVTYSRDPAHHRQRRDAFEHEALLAEDGEYDAKLGDAQAGAPAGASPPAWLVHAVHACRAKYPMDRFHLHLHARSPAPSDDDVWRIKCTDCPGKVYKPGPSESLTNFEIHLKNRSHRAAVARRLEEAHALDAPT
- a CDS encoding small subunit ribosomal protein S2; this encodes MASTARLSRAAWRAPRLARMFSSAQEMNAGFLIPEEPIDVPQADAEAVQVSREQTQAQLAAQDPEGAHDALERRIRRMRRAMMMDMAGLASTQTRDTSFRPFKVRTQPLEAHQLTLSHLLAATAQMGHAKQHVKRSFEPLLYGYRHGMAVIDVERATLPALRRAAQVVRGITENDGVVLIVGTRPDLRPSIRSAVERLGANGFHVSTERWLPGVLTNASKLLASATQYSVQSQRTQGNLKDESVPNMTQLSTLGYRPDLVIVLNPTENEHAIREATQCHVPTMAIIDTNVDPRSVTYAIPANDDSPRVAELVMGVLSKAGEDGLRRRRAALEAWDKHQRRLQKRRQEPAPLPSDTPS